From Candidatus Methylomirabilota bacterium, a single genomic window includes:
- a CDS encoding P-loop NTPase: MKRYKDVAGDGGSNVVGQVAAQQERLRQRLAGVRAILAVVSGKGGVGKSTLTASLAGCFAAAGWRVGVLDADLNGPTMAKMLGVRGRRLVMAGDAVEPPVSALGIKVMSMDLLLASDSTPLTWQAPTQEEAHTWRGSMEAQALREFLADTNWGGLDALVIDLPPGTDRLVTVASLVPRLSGTIMVTIPSDVSQLVVRKSITVARQAQAPVLGLVENMAGLFPGPDAAALAEEAGIPLLGRVPFDRALAAATDRGDPFVVSHAGSEAARQLTAIAAKIRDAVTHPR; encoded by the coding sequence ATGAAGCGCTACAAGGACGTCGCGGGTGATGGCGGCTCGAACGTCGTCGGCCAGGTCGCCGCCCAGCAGGAGCGGCTGCGCCAGCGCCTGGCCGGGGTCCGCGCGATCCTGGCCGTCGTCTCGGGCAAGGGTGGGGTGGGCAAGTCCACGCTCACCGCGAGCCTGGCCGGCTGCTTCGCCGCCGCCGGCTGGCGCGTGGGCGTGCTGGACGCCGACCTCAACGGACCCACCATGGCCAAGATGCTCGGCGTCCGCGGCCGCCGGCTGGTGATGGCCGGCGACGCCGTCGAGCCCCCCGTGTCCGCGCTGGGCATCAAGGTGATGTCGATGGACCTGCTGCTCGCCTCGGACTCGACCCCGCTCACGTGGCAGGCGCCCACGCAGGAGGAGGCGCACACCTGGCGCGGCAGCATGGAGGCGCAGGCGCTGCGGGAGTTCCTGGCCGACACCAACTGGGGCGGGCTGGATGCGCTGGTGATCGACCTGCCGCCCGGCACCGACCGGCTGGTCACCGTCGCTTCCCTGGTGCCCAGGCTGTCCGGAACGATCATGGTCACCATCCCCTCGGATGTCTCGCAGCTCGTCGTCAGGAAGTCGATCACAGTGGCGCGCCAGGCGCAGGCGCCCGTGCTCGGGCTCGTGGAGAACATGGCGGGGCTCTTCCCGGGTCCCGACGCCGCCGCCCTGGCCGAGGAGGCGGGGATCCCGCTGCTGGGACGCGTCCCCTTCGATCGGGCGCTCGCTGCGGCGACGGATCGGGGCGATCCCTTCGTCGTCTCGCACGCGGGCAGCGAGGCTGC